One Hordeum vulgare subsp. vulgare chromosome 4H, MorexV3_pseudomolecules_assembly, whole genome shotgun sequence DNA window includes the following coding sequences:
- the LOC123450067 gene encoding protein ETHYLENE-INSENSITIVE 2-like isoform X2, with protein sequence MEAVQGVESLAGGDGRHHVSRTLGTALLISVGYIDLGKWVAAVDAGARFGYDLVLLVLFFNFSAVLNQYLCTCIGMVTGKNLAEISHQEYSQFICVGLGLQAGMSLFTSELTMILGIAVGYNLVFDQDDFITAIIFACLVINVLPYIFSPRDKRMAGTLNACIAGFTILCFVLGLLVSQPEIPLHVNVMFPKFSGESAYSLMALMGANIMSHNFYVHSSIVQVQKSHVHTVGGLFHDHLFSILFTFTGVFLVNYILLSSAAAESSHNVIHTFHDAVELMNEIFTSSMAPLVLLAVLLFSSHIIALTSVIASHVVTEHFFGVNISLFAHHVLLKLLSMIPAIYSAKVAGSEGVYQLIILCPVIQAFTLPSSIIPIFRIASSRWIMGNYTVSLRVEILAFLSFCLTLFINIIFAAEILFGDSAWTNSVKGNTETPVLIPHAVLILMSCASIAFALFLAATPLKSSGREAETQELCVHSQRGAPEEIQRS encoded by the exons ATGGAGGCTGTGCAGGGCGTCGAGTCCCTCGCTGGCGGAGATGGGCGGCACCATGTGTCACGTACCCTCGGGACGGCGCTGCTCATCTCCGTGGGGTACATCGATCTCGGCAAGTGGGTGGCGGCGGTTGATGCCGGGGCTCGCTTCGGGTACGACCTCGTGCTGCTGGtgctcttcttcaacttctccgcGGTCCTCAACCAGTATCTCTGCACCTGCATCGGCATGGTCACCGGCAAGAATCTTGCAGAG atttcCCACCAGGAGTACAGCCAGTTCATATGTGTTGGCCTCGGTCTCCAAGCTGGGATGTCTTTGTTTACATCAGAACTAACCATG ATTTTAGGCATAGCAGTTGGATACAACCTCGTGTTTGATCAGGATGATTTTATCACAGCCATCATTTTTGCATGTCTTGTAATTAATGTGCTGCCATATATTTTCTCCCCTAGG GACAAGAGGATGGCTGGAACGTTAAATGCATGCATAGCTGGCTTTACGATTCTTTGTTTTGTGCTTGGTTTATTAGTTAGTCAACCAGAAATTCCTCTTCATGTGAATGTGATGTTCCCTAAGTTCAGTGGTGAAAGCGCTTACTCACTGATGGCACTTATGGGTGCAAATATAATGTCACACAACTTTTATGTTCATTCGTCCATTGTTCAG GTTCAGAAATCTCATGTTCATACCGTGGGTGGCTTGTTTCATGACCACCTTTTTTCAATACTATTTACTTTTACTGGGGTTTTTCTTGTGAACTATATTTTGTTGAGCTCAGCAGCAGCAGAATCTAGTCACAATGTGATCCATACCTTTCACGATGCTGTCGAGCTAATGAACGAG ATATTTACGAGTTCCATGGCACCACTTGTGTTGCTAGCTGTTCTTCTCTTTTCAAGCCACATCATTGCATTGACATCTGTTATCGCTAGCCATGTAGTCACGGAGCATTTCTTTGGCGTGAACATATCTCTGTTTGCTCATCATGTGCTACTTAAGCTTCTTTCCATGATTCCTGCTATCTATTCTGCAAAGGTAGCAGGCTCTGAAGGGGTATATCAGTTAATCATTCTGTGTCCAGTAATCCAGGCGTTTACCCTGCCTTCGTCTATTATCCCTATTTTCCGCATCGCCTCATCAAGGTGGATAATGGGCAACTACACGGTATCTCTACGTGTTGAAATATTAGCCTTCCTTTCATTTTGTCTTACGTTGTTTATAAATATCATCTTCGCGGCGGAAATTCTGTTCGGCGACAGCGCCTGGACGAACAGCGTGAAAGGGAACACAGAAACCCCTGTGCTAATTCCCCATGCTGTACTTATTCTAATGTCTTGTGCATCTATTGCTTTCGCACTCTTCCTGGCTGCTACCCCACTGAAGTCATCAGGTAGGGAAGCCGAAACTCAGGAGCTGTGTGTGCACTCTCAAAGAGGAGCACCTGAAGAAATTCAAAG GTCCTGA
- the LOC123450067 gene encoding protein ETHYLENE-INSENSITIVE 2-like isoform X1 translates to MEAVQGVESLAGGDGRHHVSRTLGTALLISVGYIDLGKWVAAVDAGARFGYDLVLLVLFFNFSAVLNQYLCTCIGMVTGKNLAEISHQEYSQFICVGLGLQAGMSLFTSELTMILGIAVGYNLVFDQDDFITAIIFACLVINVLPYIFSPRDKRMAGTLNACIAGFTILCFVLGLLVSQPEIPLHVNVMFPKFSGESAYSLMALMGANIMSHNFYVHSSIVQVQKSHVHTVGGLFHDHLFSILFTFTGVFLVNYILLSSAAAESSHNVIHTFHDAVELMNEIFTSSMAPLVLLAVLLFSSHIIALTSVIASHVVTEHFFGVNISLFAHHVLLKLLSMIPAIYSAKVAGSEGVYQLIILCPVIQAFTLPSSIIPIFRIASSRWIMGNYTVSLRVEILAFLSFCLTLFINIIFAAEILFGDSAWTNSVKGNTETPVLIPHAVLILMSCASIAFALFLAATPLKSSGREAETQELCVHSQRGAPEEIQSAGPETLDVCHPRGVKISC, encoded by the exons ATGGAGGCTGTGCAGGGCGTCGAGTCCCTCGCTGGCGGAGATGGGCGGCACCATGTGTCACGTACCCTCGGGACGGCGCTGCTCATCTCCGTGGGGTACATCGATCTCGGCAAGTGGGTGGCGGCGGTTGATGCCGGGGCTCGCTTCGGGTACGACCTCGTGCTGCTGGtgctcttcttcaacttctccgcGGTCCTCAACCAGTATCTCTGCACCTGCATCGGCATGGTCACCGGCAAGAATCTTGCAGAG atttcCCACCAGGAGTACAGCCAGTTCATATGTGTTGGCCTCGGTCTCCAAGCTGGGATGTCTTTGTTTACATCAGAACTAACCATG ATTTTAGGCATAGCAGTTGGATACAACCTCGTGTTTGATCAGGATGATTTTATCACAGCCATCATTTTTGCATGTCTTGTAATTAATGTGCTGCCATATATTTTCTCCCCTAGG GACAAGAGGATGGCTGGAACGTTAAATGCATGCATAGCTGGCTTTACGATTCTTTGTTTTGTGCTTGGTTTATTAGTTAGTCAACCAGAAATTCCTCTTCATGTGAATGTGATGTTCCCTAAGTTCAGTGGTGAAAGCGCTTACTCACTGATGGCACTTATGGGTGCAAATATAATGTCACACAACTTTTATGTTCATTCGTCCATTGTTCAG GTTCAGAAATCTCATGTTCATACCGTGGGTGGCTTGTTTCATGACCACCTTTTTTCAATACTATTTACTTTTACTGGGGTTTTTCTTGTGAACTATATTTTGTTGAGCTCAGCAGCAGCAGAATCTAGTCACAATGTGATCCATACCTTTCACGATGCTGTCGAGCTAATGAACGAG ATATTTACGAGTTCCATGGCACCACTTGTGTTGCTAGCTGTTCTTCTCTTTTCAAGCCACATCATTGCATTGACATCTGTTATCGCTAGCCATGTAGTCACGGAGCATTTCTTTGGCGTGAACATATCTCTGTTTGCTCATCATGTGCTACTTAAGCTTCTTTCCATGATTCCTGCTATCTATTCTGCAAAGGTAGCAGGCTCTGAAGGGGTATATCAGTTAATCATTCTGTGTCCAGTAATCCAGGCGTTTACCCTGCCTTCGTCTATTATCCCTATTTTCCGCATCGCCTCATCAAGGTGGATAATGGGCAACTACACGGTATCTCTACGTGTTGAAATATTAGCCTTCCTTTCATTTTGTCTTACGTTGTTTATAAATATCATCTTCGCGGCGGAAATTCTGTTCGGCGACAGCGCCTGGACGAACAGCGTGAAAGGGAACACAGAAACCCCTGTGCTAATTCCCCATGCTGTACTTATTCTAATGTCTTGTGCATCTATTGCTTTCGCACTCTTCCTGGCTGCTACCCCACTGAAGTCATCAGGTAGGGAAGCCGAAACTCAGGAGCTGTGTGTGCACTCTCAAAGAGGAGCACCTGAAGAAATTCAAAG CGCAGGTCCTGAGACCCTTGACGTCTGCCATCCTCGAGGAGTCAAAATCAGCTGTTAG